One genomic region from Bacillus sp. SLBN-46 encodes:
- a CDS encoding winged helix DNA-binding protein encodes MAMIRIGVNRLISNSELQDLDLIDLISERHSLVRKIAEKAWNDQSEIYISNSEWYIMARIYQKQPSISYVTKNVEISRQAIHKFIQKLAEKGLVEIKNVENNKKEKCIQLTDLGEECYEKNAALKAQLENKIAAKIGSEQVTLLKNLLKLDWDI; translated from the coding sequence ATGGCGATGATTAGGATTGGAGTGAATCGTTTGATTTCAAACTCTGAATTACAAGATTTAGATCTTATCGATTTAATAAGTGAGCGTCATAGTTTGGTTCGAAAAATAGCCGAGAAAGCCTGGAACGATCAAAGTGAGATTTATATTTCAAATTCTGAATGGTATATCATGGCTAGGATTTATCAAAAACAGCCCAGCATTTCGTATGTGACAAAAAATGTAGAGATTTCTCGTCAGGCGATACATAAGTTTATCCAAAAACTTGCTGAAAAAGGATTAGTCGAAATCAAAAATGTAGAAAACAATAAGAAAGAAAAGTGCATTCAATTAACTGATTTAGGAGAAGAATGCTACGAAAAAAACGCAGCCCTCAAAGCCCAACTTGAGAATAAAATTGCCGCAAAAATAGGTTCGGAGCAAGTAACACTCCTTAAAAATCTATTAAAATTAGATTGGGATATTTAA